The Faecalibacterium sp. I3-3-89 sequence CAAGGGCCGCGGCGCAGGTGCCGACCCTGAGATCGGCCAGCGCGCCGCCGAGGAGAGCAAGGACGAGATCGCAAACGCCCTGAAGGGCTCTCAGATGGTCTTCATTACCGCCGGTATGGGCGGCGGCACCGGCACCGGCGCAGCCCCCGTGGTGGCCGAGGTGGCACACGATCTGGGCATCCTGACCGTGGGTATCGTCACCAAGCCCTTCTCCTTTGAGGGCAAGCGGAAGATGGGTCTGGCCGAGCAGGGCATCGCCAACCTGCTGATGCACGTGGACAGCCTCATCGTCATCCCCAACGAGCGCCTGAAGATGATCAGTCAGGAGAAGATCACCCTGATGAACGCCTTCCAGGCAGCCGACAATGTGCTGCGTCAGGGCGTCGAGTCCATCTCCGCCCTCATCAACGTGCCGGCTTTCATCAACCTCGACTTCGCCGACGTGCGCTCCATCATGAAGGATGCCGGTTACGCCCACATGGGTGTCGGCAGCGCCAAGGGCGCAGGGAAGGCCGAGAACGCCGCCAAGGCTGCCATCTCCTCCCCGCTGCTGGAGACCAGCATCGCCGGCGCACACGGCGTCATCATCAACATCACCTCCAGCCCCGACATCGGTCTGGAGGACGTGGAGACCGCTGCAGGCCTCATCACCCAGAGCGCTCACCCCGATGCCAACATCATCTGGGGTACTGCCTTCGATGAGAACCTGTCGGACGAGATGCGGGTCACGGTCGTGGCCACCGGCTTCGACAACAAGGCTGCGGACGGCCTGCGCAGCACCCTCGGCACTTCTGCCGCCGGTGCCGCAGCACCCGGCGTCACCGCTTCCGCCCCCAGCGCAGTCTTCAGCGCCGAGGTCAACACCCCCTCTGCCGCTTCCGGCACCGCTGCCGCCAAGCCCGTGGAGGAGGAGAACAGCGACACCAGCTATTATGACGACCTGCTGGCGATCCTGAACAAGCGGAGATAAACACAAGGAGGCCCCGACCGTGGAGCAGCAGGAGACCAAGCTGCCGTTGGAATGGCTGAGCAGCCGCCGGACCCCGGAGCTGCATCGGCTCGAGGCGCTCTGCCGGGAGACTGCCCGGGAGGAGCGCTGCGCCCAGCGCAGACTGCAGGAGGTGGAAGAAGCCATGGCACCCGAACCAGAGCGGTCATGCCCTGCCCCTGCGCCCGAGGCGGCGGAACGGGCCAAGCTTGAGCAGCTGAGCCGTCAGCTCAACGCTGCCAACGCCGAGCTGCGCCGCTATGAGACGCGGATGTTCGCCTACGAGCGCACCATTCTGGCCCTGCGGAAGGAGAATGCCGACCTGAGCGCCCGGTGCGATGTGCTGCACGCCGAGGTGGAGAAGCTGGCTGCGGAGGCTCTCAAGCCCCTGCCGGAGCTGCCCCCTCTGCCCACCATCTCCTTCCCCGGGGACGAAAAGAAGGATGCAGAGCAGCCCCCGGAGGCCGCTGCGCCTGCCCCTGCGCCTCCGGCTGCCCCGGCCCGGCCCAAGACCCGCCTCGAACATCTCGGCGATGAGGTGCTGGCTCAGCTGGCGAGGCTGATGCCGGGAGAAAAATAACGTAAAAAAGAACCGCTCATCGCGTGCTTTTGCGCGATGGGCGGTTTTTAGGTTTGTGGGATGACCTCTCCGTTATTGTCTCTTGGACAGGCCTCGCCTTCGTACAACCTCTCAGTCTGCTTCGCAGACAGCTCCCCTAGTAGGGGAGCCTCTGGCGAAGAGGCGAGGCTTTCCGGGATGCCAAGGCCTCCCCTCGATAGGAGCAACGGCGACAACCGCCGCCAGCGGCGGAAACAGGGAGGAGCTGTTGGGGCCGCGGCCAGCAGGATGCAAGCGACAGCGAAGCAGACGCTGGGTGCCGCAACCCGGGCAGTGGCATCGCGTCAGCGATGACGGAGAGGTTACTCTCCCCTCGTCTCCATCAGATACGTCGCCTCAAGGTCGGAGATATGCAGCTTGACGGCCAGAGGGTACTTCTCGAAAGCCCCCGACATGGCAAAGCTTCCGCCCCGGACGGCGTCGTCGAAGCCGCCCATATGCCAGCGGATGGCCACGGCCTCCTCGACCTTGAGCTTCATGAACCGCTCGATGAGAAAGACACTTTTCTCGCCGTGGCCGTAGGGGAACATATCCTCCACGCTGTAGGAGGGTACCTTCTCCCACTTGCCGGTCTCGTCGTTCTTCACGTTGCGGGTGCCTTTTTTGTAGAAGTTGGCCTTGCACAGGTCGTGGAGCAGGGCGACGATGGCGTAAGTCTCCTCCGTGTCGGTGTCCGGCTCGAAAAAGCTGCTCCGCAGCACCCGGTAGACATTGAGGCTGTGGGCGCACAGCCCCCCGTCATAGGCCCCATGAAAGCGGGTGGAGGCCGGTGCGGTGAAGAAATCCGTCTTGGTGTCCAGCCAGTCCAGCAGCTTTTCACTGCCGGGACGGGTGACGTACCGGTGGAAAATGTCCAGAAACTCCTCGCGCTCCGTCATCTTACAGCTCCATATCCTCGAGGATGCCCTTGAGGATGGCCAGCTCGTCGTGGCTCAGGGAGATGCCCTTGCCCATGCGGGTGCCGTCCGGGGACCAGTCGCGGATGTCATATTTGGGGTCGCCGTCGTTCCAGCTGATGAGGTTCAGCTGACGCTCCCAGCCCCGGGGACGCTCGCCGAGGACGGCGATGCGCTCCACGATCTCATATTTGATCTCTGCCATAATAGATTACCTGCCTTTGCTTTGTTTGCTACCATAATAAAAGAACTGCGCAAAGATTTCAACAGGTAATTGGAAAATATTTTCTGAATTTTAGTCCCGTTTCAACCGTAAGGCGCTTCTTCGCGCCACTCTACCAGCTGTAAAACGCCGCTCTCGTCTTTGTCGGGCGCCGGCTGACGGCTCTTCGTGTGCTGCTCTGCACCGAAAAGCCCGTCTCCGTACTGTGCCATCACGCCCGGCGACCGCCCGGCCAGATACTCGGCGGCGTTCTTCTGCCGACAGGCGACAGGGGTGCCGTTCGTCATCGGGACGCCGGGCTGCTCGATCTCGGGAGGCAGCTGCACATCGGGGTCATCCGGCTGTGACGGCGGCTGCTGAGAGCCGCAACCCGGTTTGGGCGGCTCTGTGCTCGGCGGCTGTCCGAGGGCCGGACTGACCCGGCTGCCCGCCTCCTCCGGCGGACTGCTGGGGCCGGGTGCGTCCTCAAGCTGGCGGCGGATGAAGGGTGTGAGAGATTCCATAAAAAACACCTCCGTACTTAGGGTGTGCGGAGGCGTGGGAGAATATGCGCTGGGCCGCTGCCCAGACTCCTTTTTACATCACGCCGTCGGGAACAGCTTCTCCCATGTGGCCTTGCCCACCGTGCCGTCGGCGGCGAGGCCATGGCGGGCCTGATAGCGCTTGACGGCGGCAGCAGTGCCTGTGCCGAACTTGCCGTCGGTGGTCAGGCGCTCGCCCTCGGCGTTGAGCTTCTGCTGCACCAGACGGACGCAGCCGCCTGTGCTGCCGCTGCGCAGCACGATGCCGGGGTAGGGGACGGTCAGGCCGTGCTTGGCCGTGTAGCGGGCGTAGAGGACGTTCCATGTGTTCGCGCCCACCTTGCCGTCCTCTGCCAGACCATACCGCAGCTGGAACTCCCGGACGGCCTTTTCGGCCTTTGCACCGAAGCGGCCGTCCACGGTGAGGGCTGCGTGCCATGTGCAGCTGTCCCGGATGCCGTTGAGCCACGTCTGTACGAGGGCCACGTCGGGGCCGGAGCTGCCGCGCTGGATGAGTGAGTAGTAAGCAGGGATCGCCATAGTGTTGTCACACTCCTTCCGCGCCTATCCTATGCGGCGTCGGGGCAGAGCGTTCCCCCGGCCAGCACTGCATCCTCCCGGGGGGCGGTGACTTCGCCCCACCACTCCACCAGCCGGAATCGCACGAGGTACTCCCCGCAGACGAGGTCGTTTTCTTCGGGCCGTGCATACCCGCCGCAGGCCGACCGGCAGAGGCCCGGGTAGAGCACACACCACCAGTTGCGGCCCGGCCGGTGCGTCCCGATGTCCAGCCGCACTGCATCGTACCGTCCGGCGGGCAGGGCCGCTCCTGCGTAGCGCCGGGTGGGGAAATACATATTGACGAGGCAGGCGTGCACCGGTGCGTGGGTGCCCCGCGCTGCCAGCACCTCCCGGGCCGTCAGTTCGAGCCGGACGAGATTTGACGCCGCCCAGACCTTGGCGTCGGCTTTGCCGTCCGCTGGGCAGCTCTCGTCGGCAAGGGCCAGCACGGCATCCCGGACGGCCAGCTTCGCGCTCTGGTCCCGCACTGCGTTGGTGTCGGCCCGGATGTGGAGCCGCAGGGTGTCGGCAGCGAGGGCGTCGGCGGCGTCCAGCTGCCCCTTCGCCCAGCCTGCCCCCAGCGACAGCAAAAAGCAGAGCAGCAGGGCGGCGCACAGCGCCCCCATCTCCCGGCGTGATAACATAAAAACCAGCCTCCTCTGGAAGTTTTATCCAGAGGATGGGCTGGCGGAGGGTGTTTTATTCACAGTTCCTTTTCGTCGAAAAGTGTGCTATAATAGTCTTGCGGCCTTGCCCGCCCATTACAAAATGGGAGGGAGGCCAATGATTTTTTAAAGGAACCCGGGTTGCGGCTCCCAGCGTCTGCTTCGCTGCCGCTCGCATCCTGCTGGCCGCGGCCCCAACAGCTCCTCCCTGTTTCCGCCACTGGCGGCGGTCGTCGCCGTTGCAAGTGGCTTGACGGATGGTTCTCGGGCCGCAAGCACTAAAAAGAAGACCCCCTTGTGGAGTAGCAGCTCCGTAAGGGGGTTTTCTTTTGCTTTTGGTGAAATGTTATGCTGAGTTTTACTCTCGTACTTTTATTATATGCGATTTCCCGCAGAAGTCAAGCACTGCACGGAAAGTTTACAACTCCCGTATCAGAATGCCGGAGCCTTACTTAGTTCTTCAGCGACTGCATGGGTGCGGGAAGGCGGCCGCCGCGGTTGATGAAGACGGAGGGGTCGCGCTGGTTGACGGGCATGATCGGCCCGTAGCCCAGCAGGCCGCCGAAGTCCAGCACCTCGCCCGCCTTCCGGCCGATGGCCGGGATGACGCGGACGGCGGTGGTCTTGGTGTTGACCATGCCGATGGCGGCTTCGTCGGCGATGAGGGCGCTGATGACGGCGGGGGTGGTGTCGCCGGGGATGATGACCATGTCGATGCCCACCGAGCAGACAGCCGTCATGGCCTCCAGTTTCTCGATGGTCAGACAACCGGACTCGGCGGCGTGGATCATGCCGTCGTCCTCGCTGACGGGGATGAACGCGCCCGACAGGCCGCCGACATGGTTGGAGGCCATGACGCCGCCCTTCTTGACGGCGTCGTTCAGCAGGGCGAGGCAGGCGGTGGTGCCGCAGCAGCCGCAGGTCTCAAGGCCCATCTCCTCGAGGATGTTGGCCACGCTGTCGCCCACGGCGGGGGTGGGGGCCAGAGACAGGTCAATGATGCCGGCGGGCACGCCCAGCTCCTCGGAGGCGAGATTGGCCACCAGCTGGCCCACGCGGGTGATCTTGAAGGCCGTCCGCTTCACCAGCTCGGCCACCTGATCGATGGGGGCATCCTTGGGCAGGCGGGCCAGCGCGGCGCGGACTGCGCCCGGGCCGGAGACGCCCACATGGATCTCGCAGTCCGGCTCGCCGGGGCCGTGGAACGCGCCCGCCATGAAGGGGTTGTCCTCGGGTGCATTGCAGAAGACAACGAGCTTTGCTGCGCCGATGCACTGACGGTCGGCGGTCAGCTCGCTGGCCTTCTTGACGGCCTCGCCCATCAGCTTCACGGCGTCCATGTTCAGGCCCGCTTTGGTCGCGCCGATGTTCACCGAGCTGCAGACGATGTCCGTCTCGGCGAGGGCACGGGGGATGGACTCGATGAGGCGCAGGTCGCCCGCCGAGAAGCCTTTGTGGACGAGGGCAGTGTAGCCGCCCACGAAGTTGACGCCGACCTTCTTACCGGCGGCGTCGAGGGTCTTGGCAAAGTCCACCGGGTCGGCGTCCGGGCAGGCACCCAGCAGCATGGCGATGGGGGTGACGCTGATGCGCTTGTTGATGATGGGGATGCCGTACTCGGCGCTGATGTGCTCCACAGCGGGCACGAGCCGGGCGGCACGGGTGGTGATCTTATTGTAGATCTTTTCGCAGGCCTTTTTGGGGTCCGGATCGATGCAGTCCAACAGGCTGATGCCCATGGTGACGGTGCGCACGTCCAGATTGTCCTGCGTGAACATCTCGATGGTCTCGAGGATGTCGCCGGTGTTCATCATGTTCATATTCGTATCTCCTCAGATGGTATGCATCGCGTCAAAAACTTCCTGACGGGTGAGATTGATCTGCATCCCCATCTCGGCGGCGAGAACATTCATCTTCTGGTGCAGCTCCTCGTGGGAGACATTGCACTTGGTGATGTCCACCAGCATGATCATGGCGAACATACCCTGCAGGATGCTCTGGGTGACGTCTTCGATGTTGATGTTCAGCTCGCTGCACAGGCCCGAGACGCGGGCGACGACGCCCACGGTGTCGTGGCCGATGACGGTAATGAATGCTTTCATAGTTCTACCCCTTCTCTTATGTGGTGGTACGGCCTCTCCGTCACGCCTTTGGCGTGAGGGCAGGCTTCTCCTCGTACAACCTCTCAGTCTGCTTCGCAGCCAGCTCCCCTAGTAGGGGAGCCTCTGGCGAAAAGGCGAAACTTTACGAAATGCCAAGGCCTCCCCTCGGTAGGGGAGGTGGCACGGCAAAGCCGTGACGGAGAGGTTGATTCGTGGGCATACCCGAGTGGTTAATCCTCCCTTAGTATAGCAGATTTCACGAAAAATGAACACTCTTTTTGGAAAAAAGAGCAGGGAAGAAGGACAAAAGAGTGTCTATTGTGGGCGGAATGGGGCGGGAAACTGCAAAAACTGGGTGCAAACCGCCCGCTGGTGTGTTATACTGATAGAAATATCGCACAGGCTGAACAAAGGAGAAACGACTATGGAACAGCTTCTGAAGATCCTTGAGGACAACGCCCGGATGTCGGTGGAGGACATCGCGGCTATGCTGAACAAATCCCCCGCCGAGGTGGCGGCGATGATCGACCTTGCCCGGGCGCAGGGCATCATCAAGGGCTACAAGACCCTCGTGGACTGGGAGAAGGCCGGGGTGAACCGGGTGGAGGCCGTCATCGAGCTGAACGTCAGCCCCAAAAAGAGCCGGGGCTTCGACGAGATCGCAGCCACTATCGCCTCCTTCGACGAGGTGGAGAGCGTGCTGCTGATGAGCGGCGGCTACGACCTGCAGCTGGTCATCAAGGGCCAGACCTTTCAGGAGATCGCCCTCTTCGTGGCAAAGCGTCTGTCCCCGCTGGACGATGTGCTGTCCACAGCTACCCACTTCGTGCTCCGCACCTACAAGAAAGAGGGCCGTCTGTATCAGGACGAAGAAATCGATGAAAGAGAGTGCACGGTGCTGTGATGGATTATGATAGACTGATCGCGCCTGCCGCCGCCGCCATGCGGCCCTCCGGCATCCGCAAATTTTTCGACCTTGCCGCCGAGATGCCCGAGTGCATCAGCCTCGGCGTCGGCGAGCCGGACTTCAAGACCCCGTGGGCCGTCCGGGAGGCCGGCATCGAGAGTCTCGAGCATGGCCGCACCCGCTATACCTCCAACGCCGGTCTGAAGGAGCTGCGGGCCGAGATCGCCCGCTACCTCGACCGCCGGATGGGCCTGAAATACGACCCGGCCAAGGAGGTCCTCGTCACCGTGGGCGGCAGCGAGGCCATTGATATGTGCATCCGCACACTGGTACAGCCCGGCGATGAGGTCATCATCCCCGAGCCGTGCTTCGTCTGCTATGAGCCGATCACGACCCTCTCCGGCGGCGTGCCGGTACACGTGGCCTGTCATCAGGAGGACGAGTTCCGCCTCCGGGCCGACGCCCTGAAAGCCGCCATCACCCCGCGCACCAAGCTCCTCATCATGCCTTTCCCCAACAACCCCACCGGCGCAGTGATGGAGCGGGAAGACCTTGAGGCCATCGCCGAGGTGCTGCGGGGCACCGACATCATGGTGCTGTCGGATGAGATCTATGCTGAGCTGAACTACGGCCTCCAGAACCATGTCTCCATCGCCACCCTGCCCGGCATGGCTGAGCGGACGGTGGTGGTCAACGGCTTCTCCAAGACTTACGCTATGACGGGCTGGCGGCTGGGCTATGCCTGCGGCCCCGCGCCCATCATCAAAATTATGACGAAAATTCATCAGAGCGCCATCATGAGCGCCCCCACCACCAGCCAGTATGCCGCCATCACGGCCCTCAAGGACTGCGACGGCGAGATCGAGCGGATGCGCAACGAGTACAATATGCGCCGCCGCCTCGTGGTCAAGAGCTTCAACGACATGGGCCTGAGCTGCTTTGAGCCTCGGGGCGCATTCTATGCCTTCCCCTGCATCAAGTCCAGCGGCATGACCAGCGAGGAGTTCTGCACCAAGCTTCTGGAGCAGAAGCATGTTGCCATCATTCCGGGCAACGCCTTTGGTGCGTCCGGCGAGGGGTACGCCCGGGTGTCCTACGCCTACAGCGTGGAGCACCTGATGGAGGCCCTCCGCCGCATCCGGGAGTTCCTGAGCGAGAACGGCAAGTGAGGAGGGGACAGACGATGCGCAGCAGTGTGACGGTGCTGGCCCCGGCCAAGCTGAATCTGGCGCTGGACGTGGTGGGCATCCTGCCCGGGGGCTACCACGCGCTGGACATGACCATGCAGGCCATTTCGCTGTATGAGCGGGTGGTCATCCGCCGCAGCCCCTACCTCGACCTGACCCTCCCGGGCAGCAAGGTCAAGGCAGGCCCCGGCAACACCGCCATCAAGGCGGCGCTGGCCTTTTTTCACTACACAGGCCTGCTGGCGGGGGCCGACATCACCATCTATAAAAACGTGCCTGTCCGGGCTGGCATGGCAGGCGGCAGCGCCGACGCTGCCGCCGTGCTGGTGGGCCTGAATGAGCTGTACGGTGCGCGGCTGTCCATGAGCGAGCTGTGCGCGCTGGGGGCGTCCATCGGCGCGGACGTGCCCTTCGCCCTCATGGGCGGCACCTGCCGGGTGCAGGGCCTCGGCGATGTGCTCAAGCCCCTGCCGCCCCTGCCGGAGTGCTGGTTCACGGTGGTCATGCCCGACTACGGCGTCTCCACCCCTGAGGCATTTGCGGCCTATGACCGGGTGGGCAGCAGCGTCCACCCCGACTGCGCCGCGCAGGAGGCCGCCATCCGGGCCGAGGACCTCGACGGAGTCTGTGCCGCCGCAGGCAATGCCCTCGAGGAGTGCAGCGGCGCGAAGGACAATGAGGCCATCAAGAACGCCCTGCGGGAAAACGGCGCGGTCGCTGCCCTCATGACCGGCAGCGGTGCAGCAGTCTTTGGCGTCTTCCGCACCGAGGACGAGGCCCTTGCCGCTGCCGCCGCCCTCCGTCCTCGCTGGCCGGAGGTCTATACCGCCCAGCCCGTAAGGGGAGGGGCGGAGGTGCAGCCGGTGAGACGGCGCTGACAGTACGATGCATCTGTGAATTTTTTATGCCGTGCTTGACTTTTGGGCGGGATGGCATATAATAGATTCAGGAATGTGAATACTCCATTGGCCTAACCCCCAATGGAAAAGCCCCCAAGGAGCCGTGAACTCCAAGGGGGCTTTCCTTTTTAGGCTTTGCGGTTCTCGTCGTATCGGTCAAGCTGTCCTTCGCCTCCCCAAATGCATAACCCTCCCTCCCTTTGGGCATACTGCCCGCAGGAAGGGAGGGCCTTTTTGTGCAGAGCTTTTACAAAATCTGTCTCGTCCTGATGATCGTCGGGGGCATCAACTGGGGGCTGGTGGGCCTGTTCCAGTTCGATTTCGTCGGCTGGCTGCTGGGGGGCAGCGCGTCCATCTGGTCGCGCATCGTCTTTACGCTGGTGGGCGTGGCCGCAGTCTGCGGCATCCCGGGGCTGTTCGGTGACGACGAGACCGGGGAGTGACCCCGGCCTCCGGACAAAACAAAAAGGCTCTCGTGCCGTCAGGAATGCGGCGCGAAAGCCTTTTTTGTATCGTACAGGGCGCTCATGCCAGCAGGAAATGATGGCACGAACAGATCTCAGTACCTCAGACTCCCATGCCGACCGAAAAGAATGGCACGAAAGCCAGTGTGTTTTATAAAAAGATATCCCACCCGATCGTCTGCGGCAATCAAACCTACCCTTACGGACAGGTGGGTGCCCTGTCGCCGGTTTCGCGCTTCCTCATCGAGCCTTCATGGTCGACCCATGACGGGGAGGTCTGCAATCCACCGGAGAACTCCAAGCTCCCGTTGATTGATTAGTAGGATCATATAAACCGCAACAAATCGAGTCGGGCAGGAAAACCTTACGCAGTTGACAAATCAGTCGATCTCAAACTGGTCGCTCAGACGCTTCTCGAACAGCTTGCTGACTTCCAGCAGCGTTTCATCGTCCTCCACCACGTCGAGATACTCGCCCTCATCGTCCTCGCCGACACTCAGGATGACCAACTGGGCATCCTCGTCCAGATCATCCTCGTTCTCGGCGTATTCCACGACGGCAAGATAATGCACGCCCTTGTGGTCCAGAGCGTCGATCACTTCAAACGTGACCTCGTTGCCATCCTCGTCCTCGAGGGTCATCAGATCAGGCTGATACTCCTCTTCGGTCTCAGCGGCGGGCTTCTTCATCTCTTCTGCCATAGATCACGTTCTCCTATCGAAATACCGGGTATGCACTATTATACACAAACAGATTATCTCACATATGCCCCGGCGGCCCCATCGCTCTGGTGGTGCGGGTTCCGGGTACGCCTATAGTTTAGCGTTTTTATCGTCACTCGTCAAGAGTTTTTTCAAAGAAATTATCGGACAAAGTTTGATGCTTTTTTCTCTCGCATTTCATCCCGGAATGTGCTATACTATATCGATAGCTTTTACTACAGCATACGAAGAGGGAGGCCCGGATATGAGAGCCTTGAAAAAAATAATGGCCGCACTGGCCCTGACGGCAGTGCTGGCCGGGTGCAGTGGGGGCGGCGTCCTCTCCAGCCTCAAGGGCGGCAGCACGTCAGCTCAGAGCATCAGCCGCCCGGCGGTGGAGTCGGCAGAGCTGCAGTTCGCCCACCCGGCGGCGGGGGACACCATCGCGGTGTTCGACACCTCGGCGGGCATCTTTAAGGCCGTGCTTTTCCCCGACGAAGCCCCGCAGGCGGTGCAGAACTTCACCACGCTGGCCGGGCAGGGCTTTTATAACGGTCTCACCGTCACCCGGGTGGAGAAGGATTTTGTGGTCGAGGCCGGGCAGGGCGCAGACGGCAGGGGCACCACCATCTGGAACGGCAGCCGCTACCCCGCCGAGACCACCGATAAGCTCCACCATTACTCCGGTGCCCTCTGTGCGGCGGCGGACGCCTCGGGCGAATGCGCCAGCGTTTTCTACGTCATGGAGACGCTGCCGGGCGCAGACTCAGTGACACAGGAGCTGACCGACCAGATGACTGCCGCCGGCTGGCGGGCCGAGGTCATCAGCGCTTACCAGACGGCGGGCGGCGCACCCTATCTCGACTACACCGATACCGTCTTCGGGCAGGTGTACGAGGGGATGGACGTGGTGGACGCCATCGCCCGGACCGGCGTGGATGAGGCTCAGCGCCCCACCGAACCCATCACCATCAACAGTGTGACCATCACGAAATACGAATAAGAAGCTGCTTTTCCGCCCTC is a genomic window containing:
- the ftsZ gene encoding cell division protein FtsZ; translated protein: MALMLDEEMDENVTTIKVIGVGGGGGNAVNRMVSDGLQGVEFIAMNTDQQALSKNHAATKVQLGSKLTKGRGAGADPEIGQRAAEESKDEIANALKGSQMVFITAGMGGGTGTGAAPVVAEVAHDLGILTVGIVTKPFSFEGKRKMGLAEQGIANLLMHVDSLIVIPNERLKMISQEKITLMNAFQAADNVLRQGVESISALINVPAFINLDFADVRSIMKDAGYAHMGVGSAKGAGKAENAAKAAISSPLLETSIAGAHGVIINITSSPDIGLEDVETAAGLITQSAHPDANIIWGTAFDENLSDEMRVTVVATGFDNKAADGLRSTLGTSAAGAAAPGVTASAPSAVFSAEVNTPSAASGTAAAKPVEEENSDTSYYDDLLAILNKRR
- a CDS encoding HD domain-containing protein, with product MTEREEFLDIFHRYVTRPGSEKLLDWLDTKTDFFTAPASTRFHGAYDGGLCAHSLNVYRVLRSSFFEPDTDTEETYAIVALLHDLCKANFYKKGTRNVKNDETGKWEKVPSYSVEDMFPYGHGEKSVFLIERFMKLKVEEAVAIRWHMGGFDDAVRGGSFAMSGAFEKYPLAVKLHISDLEATYLMETRGE
- a CDS encoding YdbC family protein, encoding MAEIKYEIVERIAVLGERPRGWERQLNLISWNDGDPKYDIRDWSPDGTRMGKGISLSHDELAILKGILEDMEL
- a CDS encoding peptidoglycan-binding domain-containing protein, encoding MAIPAYYSLIQRGSSGPDVALVQTWLNGIRDSCTWHAALTVDGRFGAKAEKAVREFQLRYGLAEDGKVGANTWNVLYARYTAKHGLTVPYPGIVLRSGSTGGCVRLVQQKLNAEGERLTTDGKFGTGTAAAVKRYQARHGLAADGTVGKATWEKLFPTA
- a CDS encoding stage II sporulation protein R — translated: MLSRREMGALCAALLLCFLLSLGAGWAKGQLDAADALAADTLRLHIRADTNAVRDQSAKLAVRDAVLALADESCPADGKADAKVWAASNLVRLELTAREVLAARGTHAPVHACLVNMYFPTRRYAGAALPAGRYDAVRLDIGTHRPGRNWWCVLYPGLCRSACGGYARPEENDLVCGEYLVRFRLVEWWGEVTAPREDAVLAGGTLCPDAA
- a CDS encoding PFL family protein, with protein sequence MNMMNTGDILETIEMFTQDNLDVRTVTMGISLLDCIDPDPKKACEKIYNKITTRAARLVPAVEHISAEYGIPIINKRISVTPIAMLLGACPDADPVDFAKTLDAAGKKVGVNFVGGYTALVHKGFSAGDLRLIESIPRALAETDIVCSSVNIGATKAGLNMDAVKLMGEAVKKASELTADRQCIGAAKLVVFCNAPEDNPFMAGAFHGPGEPDCEIHVGVSGPGAVRAALARLPKDAPIDQVAELVKRTAFKITRVGQLVANLASEELGVPAGIIDLSLAPTPAVGDSVANILEEMGLETCGCCGTTACLALLNDAVKKGGVMASNHVGGLSGAFIPVSEDDGMIHAAESGCLTIEKLEAMTAVCSVGIDMVIIPGDTTPAVISALIADEAAIGMVNTKTTAVRVIPAIGRKAGEVLDFGGLLGYGPIMPVNQRDPSVFINRGGRLPAPMQSLKN
- a CDS encoding ACT domain-containing protein, coding for MKAFITVIGHDTVGVVARVSGLCSELNINIEDVTQSILQGMFAMIMLVDITKCNVSHEELHQKMNVLAAEMGMQINLTRQEVFDAMHTI
- a CDS encoding Lrp/AsnC family transcriptional regulator encodes the protein MEQLLKILEDNARMSVEDIAAMLNKSPAEVAAMIDLARAQGIIKGYKTLVDWEKAGVNRVEAVIELNVSPKKSRGFDEIAATIASFDEVESVLLMSGGYDLQLVIKGQTFQEIALFVAKRLSPLDDVLSTATHFVLRTYKKEGRLYQDEEIDERECTVL
- a CDS encoding aminotransferase class I/II-fold pyridoxal phosphate-dependent enzyme produces the protein MDYDRLIAPAAAAMRPSGIRKFFDLAAEMPECISLGVGEPDFKTPWAVREAGIESLEHGRTRYTSNAGLKELRAEIARYLDRRMGLKYDPAKEVLVTVGGSEAIDMCIRTLVQPGDEVIIPEPCFVCYEPITTLSGGVPVHVACHQEDEFRLRADALKAAITPRTKLLIMPFPNNPTGAVMEREDLEAIAEVLRGTDIMVLSDEIYAELNYGLQNHVSIATLPGMAERTVVVNGFSKTYAMTGWRLGYACGPAPIIKIMTKIHQSAIMSAPTTSQYAAITALKDCDGEIERMRNEYNMRRRLVVKSFNDMGLSCFEPRGAFYAFPCIKSSGMTSEEFCTKLLEQKHVAIIPGNAFGASGEGYARVSYAYSVEHLMEALRRIREFLSENGK
- the ispE gene encoding 4-(cytidine 5'-diphospho)-2-C-methyl-D-erythritol kinase, which codes for MRSSVTVLAPAKLNLALDVVGILPGGYHALDMTMQAISLYERVVIRRSPYLDLTLPGSKVKAGPGNTAIKAALAFFHYTGLLAGADITIYKNVPVRAGMAGGSADAAAVLVGLNELYGARLSMSELCALGASIGADVPFALMGGTCRVQGLGDVLKPLPPLPECWFTVVMPDYGVSTPEAFAAYDRVGSSVHPDCAAQEAAIRAEDLDGVCAAAGNALEECSGAKDNEAIKNALRENGAVAALMTGSGAAVFGVFRTEDEALAAAAALRPRWPEVYTAQPVRGGAEVQPVRRR
- a CDS encoding DUF378 domain-containing protein, with protein sequence MQSFYKICLVLMIVGGINWGLVGLFQFDFVGWLLGGSASIWSRIVFTLVGVAAVCGIPGLFGDDETGE
- a CDS encoding DUF1292 domain-containing protein; this encodes MAEEMKKPAAETEEEYQPDLMTLEDEDGNEVTFEVIDALDHKGVHYLAVVEYAENEDDLDEDAQLVILSVGEDDEGEYLDVVEDDETLLEVSKLFEKRLSDQFEID
- a CDS encoding peptidylprolyl isomerase codes for the protein MRALKKIMAALALTAVLAGCSGGGVLSSLKGGSTSAQSISRPAVESAELQFAHPAAGDTIAVFDTSAGIFKAVLFPDEAPQAVQNFTTLAGQGFYNGLTVTRVEKDFVVEAGQGADGRGTTIWNGSRYPAETTDKLHHYSGALCAAADASGECASVFYVMETLPGADSVTQELTDQMTAAGWRAEVISAYQTAGGAPYLDYTDTVFGQVYEGMDVVDAIARTGVDEAQRPTEPITINSVTITKYE